Proteins co-encoded in one Candidatus Cloacimonadota bacterium genomic window:
- the asnB gene encoding asparagine synthase (glutamine-hydrolyzing) — translation MHKKSLDLKLRFRYLFFIMSGISGIFCLEKNKGVDIRLLREMNNLLTHRGPDGEGYFLSGQAIEDAALFAGEDSSAGFKSANPSLDKAFPARLGFGFRQMLVHENQKPDVQPFYDPQAKLCIVMDGSIFNRMELKKELEKLGFTLEGDSDAELVLRAFQAWGEECLKRLNGFWALAIWDEAKNRLFCARDRFGVRPLYFCIHAGILYFGSEIKPLLLSPVNKTLNRPMILRWMKIPSLSVYGGQTFWKCVHALEPGQSLWVRKGHLSLCQWYRLDPAKFGTSRLSFTAATQTWRELLTQAVKRQTPLDANTGIGLSGGLDSSAIACLVGKHCAEPPQAFSAYFEDLPQLDERRWIAEVASACGCASHLVSPNAFEALDWFGEATWHSETPLNSGFAAQFAVTRLAASQGTKILLGGQGSDELSAGYAHALYRWLADLLLSRDPALGKEVAAFMSRQSFPKNMMGLAKSLLTTALNEKRLYDLEFRFLRFDPFNPEFHRQTKLSLGSPILSRFISPKGKKLDVFLHNGIFTTSLPGLLHSEDRVAMAASLENRLPFLDHELVEFAFSLPNDFKIQNARGKRVHREAVRDLVPPSIYTRQDKAVFGSPFAQLWLRRELKDAVNDLFYSQQFRRRGIWNLPQIHTQWQNFLSGQASQAETIFGVFALENWFRRFEPWLDLDIQC, via the coding sequence TTGCACAAAAAATCACTTGACCTCAAACTGCGGTTCAGATATCTGTTTTTTATTATGAGTGGAATCAGCGGTATCTTTTGCCTGGAAAAAAACAAAGGCGTCGACATCCGGCTACTGCGGGAAATGAACAACCTGCTCACGCACCGTGGACCGGATGGGGAAGGCTATTTCCTTTCCGGGCAGGCTATTGAAGACGCGGCGCTTTTTGCGGGAGAGGATTCCTCCGCTGGGTTTAAATCCGCTAACCCCTCTCTGGACAAGGCTTTTCCTGCCCGTCTCGGTTTCGGCTTTCGGCAAATGTTGGTTCATGAAAACCAAAAACCCGATGTCCAACCTTTTTACGACCCCCAGGCAAAACTTTGCATCGTGATGGATGGCAGCATTTTCAACCGGATGGAACTGAAAAAGGAGCTGGAAAAACTGGGCTTCACCTTGGAAGGTGACAGCGACGCCGAACTGGTTCTCAGAGCCTTCCAAGCCTGGGGTGAAGAGTGTCTAAAGCGCTTGAACGGCTTTTGGGCGCTGGCGATTTGGGATGAAGCCAAAAACCGGCTTTTCTGCGCCAGAGACAGGTTTGGCGTCAGACCGCTTTATTTCTGCATCCACGCTGGCATCCTCTATTTTGGCAGTGAAATCAAACCCCTGCTTTTGAGCCCGGTGAATAAAACCCTGAACCGGCCGATGATACTGAGGTGGATGAAAATACCCTCCCTGTCAGTTTATGGCGGTCAGACCTTTTGGAAATGTGTCCACGCTCTGGAACCGGGACAATCGTTGTGGGTCAGAAAAGGACATCTGTCCCTGTGTCAATGGTATCGGCTTGATCCTGCCAAATTCGGAACCAGCCGGCTTTCTTTCACTGCAGCCACCCAAACCTGGCGCGAACTTTTGACCCAGGCCGTGAAACGCCAAACCCCGCTGGACGCGAATACCGGCATCGGCCTGAGCGGAGGCTTGGATTCATCCGCCATCGCCTGCCTCGTTGGAAAGCATTGCGCCGAACCTCCACAGGCTTTTTCCGCCTATTTTGAAGACCTGCCCCAACTTGATGAACGCCGCTGGATTGCGGAAGTGGCATCCGCCTGCGGCTGCGCTTCCCACCTGGTTTCCCCAAACGCGTTTGAGGCTTTGGACTGGTTCGGAGAAGCCACCTGGCACAGCGAAACCCCGCTGAATTCAGGCTTTGCCGCCCAATTTGCCGTGACCCGTCTCGCCGCCAGCCAGGGAACTAAAATCCTCTTGGGCGGCCAGGGCAGCGATGAACTTTCCGCGGGCTACGCTCACGCGCTTTATCGCTGGCTGGCAGACCTGCTCTTGAGCCGCGACCCCGCTCTGGGCAAGGAAGTGGCGGCTTTCATGTCCCGGCAGAGCTTTCCCAAAAACATGATGGGACTCGCCAAAAGCCTGCTTACAACAGCCTTGAATGAAAAACGGCTCTACGACTTGGAATTCAGATTCCTGCGTTTTGACCCCTTCAACCCTGAATTTCACCGCCAGACAAAGCTTTCCCTGGGTTCGCCCATTCTAAGCCGCTTCATCAGCCCGAAGGGGAAAAAACTCGACGTCTTCCTCCACAACGGAATTTTCACCACCTCCCTGCCTGGTCTTTTACACAGTGAAGACCGCGTGGCGATGGCAGCTTCCCTCGAAAACAGGCTCCCTTTTTTGGATCATGAATTGGTGGAGTTCGCTTTTTCGCTTCCCAATGATTTCAAAATCCAAAACGCCCGCGGAAAACGCGTTCACCGAGAAGCTGTGCGCGACCTGGTTCCCCCATCGATTTACACGCGCCAGGACAAAGCCGTGTTCGGTTCGCCCTTCGCACAGCTTTGGCTTCGGCGCGAGCTGAAAGACGCCGTCAACGACCTTTTTTACTCCCAACAATTTCGCCGCCGGGGCATCTGGAACCTTCCCCAAATCCACACCCAATGGCAAAACTTTCTCAGCGGCCAAGCCTCCCAAGCCGAAACCATCTTTGGCGTTTTCGCCCTGGAAAATTGGTTCCGACGCTTTGAGCCTTGGCTGGACCTGGATATTCAATGTTAA
- the trxB gene encoding thioredoxin-disulfide reductase: MKYDVMIIGGGPAGLSAAIYAARGGLKTGLFEKGIIGGQITVTNEVENYPGFPQPLSGFELTEMMRQQAEIYKAQFIDEEVTAIGMEGMCKVIETPENTYRAKSLIICTGAHPRLLNVPGEERFTGRGVSYCATCDGALYRNKVVAVVGGGDSAVEEALFLTRFAKKVYIIHRRDELRAQKIIQERAIKNPKIEIVWDTVVQKIHGDELMEKLEVYNRRTEKVSFIEVDGVFIYVGILPNNELLESRLELDSGGFVLTNENMHTNVPGIYAAGDIRHTPLRQVITAASDGAVAAYSAEKWILENYDEVEGIGDDESAE; the protein is encoded by the coding sequence ATGAAATACGATGTGATGATAATTGGCGGAGGACCCGCTGGATTGAGCGCTGCGATTTACGCCGCACGTGGCGGTCTTAAAACTGGTTTGTTTGAAAAAGGTATCATTGGCGGGCAAATCACAGTCACAAATGAAGTGGAAAACTATCCCGGTTTTCCCCAACCTCTTTCGGGGTTTGAGCTTACCGAAATGATGAGGCAACAGGCTGAAATATACAAGGCCCAATTCATCGATGAGGAAGTGACCGCCATCGGAATGGAAGGGATGTGTAAAGTGATTGAAACACCGGAAAACACCTACCGCGCCAAAAGCTTAATCATCTGCACGGGAGCGCATCCACGCCTGTTGAATGTCCCTGGTGAAGAGCGTTTCACCGGAAGGGGCGTATCCTATTGCGCCACATGTGACGGAGCGCTTTATCGCAACAAGGTCGTGGCAGTGGTTGGTGGGGGTGATTCCGCTGTGGAAGAAGCCCTGTTTCTGACCCGTTTTGCCAAAAAAGTGTATATCATTCATCGCCGAGACGAGCTTCGCGCTCAAAAAATCATCCAGGAACGCGCCATCAAAAATCCAAAGATAGAGATTGTTTGGGATACTGTGGTTCAAAAAATTCACGGTGACGAACTGATGGAAAAACTGGAGGTTTATAACCGCCGCACCGAAAAGGTTTCTTTCATCGAGGTGGACGGGGTTTTCATCTATGTGGGAATCCTGCCGAACAACGAGCTCCTGGAATCCAGACTGGAACTGGATAGCGGTGGTTTTGTTCTGACCAACGAAAATATGCACACCAACGTTCCGGGAATTTACGCCGCGGGCGACATTCGCCACACACCTCTGCGCCAGGTTATTACAGCCGCCAGCGATGGAGCCGTGGCTGCCTACAGCGCCGAGAAATGGATTTTGGAAAATTATGATGAAGTGGAAGGGATTGGAGACGACGAAAGTGCTGAGTAG
- a CDS encoding DMT family transporter, protein MLAHLLLLLAAAIWGFAFVAQRKGMEYLDPFTFNALRFALGALFVQILGLFSKKTEEPDPKKQHDRKGPLLLGLLLFIASSFQQLGLLWTTAGSAGFITGLYVVFVPLIGLGRGQKIGLKTVLVMALSVLGLLLINGRPSFQASLGNLFVLVGAVFWAFHVQTIDRLTKLHSSLSLAKSQYLLSSLLSLVAGFIYNLFAPKPFSLPDFFLSLKSAVPALLYAGLMSVGLAFTLQLHAQKKVPPQAASVILCSEAVFAMFGGWLLLREKLEIGSLFGAALILAAMLLSIFASRLDFLIDKKTPSEF, encoded by the coding sequence GTGCTTGCTCATTTGCTTTTACTGCTCGCCGCCGCCATCTGGGGTTTCGCCTTCGTGGCGCAGCGCAAGGGAATGGAATATCTTGATCCATTCACCTTTAACGCTCTGCGGTTTGCTTTGGGAGCCCTTTTTGTGCAAATCCTGGGCTTGTTTTCCAAAAAAACTGAAGAACCAGATCCAAAAAAGCAACATGACCGAAAAGGACCGCTGTTATTGGGCTTGCTGCTTTTTATTGCCTCCAGCTTCCAACAGCTTGGTCTGCTTTGGACCACCGCGGGAAGCGCTGGTTTCATCACAGGTCTATACGTGGTTTTCGTGCCTCTGATTGGTTTGGGAAGAGGGCAAAAAATCGGCTTAAAAACGGTGTTGGTTATGGCTTTGAGCGTGCTTGGACTTCTTTTAATCAATGGCAGGCCAAGTTTTCAGGCTTCCCTGGGCAATCTTTTCGTGTTGGTGGGAGCCGTGTTTTGGGCTTTCCATGTGCAGACAATCGACCGCCTCACAAAGCTGCATTCCAGTCTCAGCCTCGCCAAAAGCCAATATCTGCTTTCCAGTCTGTTGAGCCTGGTAGCCGGCTTCATCTACAACCTGTTTGCCCCAAAACCATTTTCCTTGCCTGACTTTTTCCTTTCCCTGAAATCAGCGGTACCGGCTTTGCTCTACGCTGGTTTGATGTCTGTGGGTCTTGCCTTCACTCTGCAGCTTCACGCCCAAAAAAAGGTGCCTCCCCAAGCCGCCAGTGTGATTCTTTGTTCCGAAGCCGTATTTGCCATGTTTGGAGGCTGGCTACTTTTGCGGGAAAAGCTGGAAATCGGCTCCCTGTTTGGCGCCGCGCTTATTTTAGCAGCGATGTTACTCAGCATTTTTGCGTCCCGGTTGGATTTTCTGATTGACAAAAAAACGCCATCAGAATTTTAG
- the alaS gene encoding alanine--tRNA ligase, with protein MLSSNQIRSAFIDFFRERGHQFVPSSPVIPEDDPTLLFANAGMNQFKNIFLGLKEAPVRRAVNSQKCIRAGGKHNDLEVVGKDGYHHTFFEMLGSWSFGDYYKKDAIIWAWELLTEVFKLPKDKLFATVHDSDQEAFEFWRDDTDIDESHIFYQGDADNFWEMGDTGPCGPCSEIHIDLGEAQCELEGVERHVCGVNGDCGRFIELWNLVFIQYNREADKSLVPLKQKYVDTGAGFERLVQVLQKVPSNYETDLFMPIINRIAELSGVEYSPETGVSHRVIADHVRCLCFALADGGFPSNEGRGYVLRRILRRASRHGRLLGFAEPFMFHLVDLVSSMMGGHFPELKGREAYIRMVIKAEEERFNNALDKGLEHFDEILQRLEGDVISGKDAFKLYDTFGFPLDLTLTMAEEKGLSVDTKGFEAEMEAQRERARQSSKFAWEASDEEWTELSTPSPTKFLGYEQSCAIAKIQRYRLSPDGLLHLQLDQSPFYAESGGQLADTGCIFNDDFEMRVTQVSKNDDYFVHSGELVRGAVSEKPVTAKIDLKRRHDIMRNHTATHLLHKALRDILGDHVQQKGSLVSPDYLRFDFTHMRALTPDEIREVEKKVNEAIRDDLPVSAVIKGMEEAREAGAIALFGEKYSEKVRVVSVDDFSMELCGGTHVESSGRIGFFKISSESSIAAGIRRIEALTGRGAEEFVQTLQNRIKGMAQNLQVPEKALEQKLEGLQNRVSELEQHLKKLEAGQSGAEAQKLLGQIKDMGDFRLLSAVVEADPAKLRELGDILKDRAKDAVSVLFVRNGDKVSILSVVGAGLKEKFHAGNIVKTVSQLMGGKGGGRADSAMGGGSNPEKIAEIREKLPEIIREILKQAK; from the coding sequence GTGCTGAGTAGTAACCAAATCCGCAGCGCTTTCATCGATTTTTTCCGCGAGCGAGGACATCAGTTCGTCCCATCCTCACCGGTGATTCCAGAAGACGACCCCACCCTGCTTTTTGCCAACGCGGGGATGAACCAATTCAAGAATATCTTTCTGGGCTTGAAAGAGGCGCCGGTTCGCAGAGCGGTCAACAGCCAAAAATGTATCCGGGCGGGTGGAAAACACAACGACCTGGAAGTGGTTGGCAAAGACGGCTATCACCACACCTTTTTCGAGATGTTGGGAAGCTGGTCTTTTGGTGATTACTACAAAAAAGACGCCATCATCTGGGCCTGGGAGCTGTTGACGGAGGTCTTTAAACTCCCCAAAGACAAGCTTTTCGCCACTGTCCACGACAGCGACCAGGAAGCTTTTGAATTTTGGCGGGATGATACCGATATTGATGAATCCCACATTTTCTATCAGGGAGATGCGGATAATTTTTGGGAAATGGGCGACACCGGCCCCTGCGGACCCTGCAGTGAGATTCATATCGACCTGGGCGAGGCGCAATGCGAGCTGGAAGGTGTGGAACGGCACGTTTGCGGCGTGAATGGAGATTGTGGACGCTTTATCGAGCTTTGGAACCTGGTTTTCATCCAGTATAACCGTGAGGCGGATAAATCCTTGGTTCCGCTGAAGCAAAAATATGTGGATACGGGAGCCGGCTTTGAGAGGCTGGTTCAGGTTTTGCAAAAGGTTCCCAGCAACTATGAAACCGACCTTTTCATGCCCATCATCAATCGAATCGCGGAATTGAGCGGGGTGGAATATTCGCCCGAAACTGGGGTTTCCCACCGTGTGATTGCGGACCACGTCCGCTGTCTCTGTTTCGCGCTCGCCGATGGCGGTTTTCCTTCCAATGAAGGCAGAGGCTATGTTTTGCGGCGTATTCTGCGCCGGGCTTCACGTCATGGACGCCTGCTTGGTTTCGCCGAGCCTTTCATGTTCCATTTGGTGGATTTGGTGAGCTCAATGATGGGGGGACATTTCCCCGAATTGAAGGGCAGGGAAGCCTATATCCGCATGGTGATCAAGGCGGAGGAGGAGCGCTTCAATAACGCTCTGGACAAGGGTTTGGAACATTTTGACGAGATTTTACAGCGCCTGGAGGGAGATGTCATTTCCGGAAAAGACGCCTTCAAGCTTTACGACACCTTCGGTTTTCCTCTGGATTTGACCCTGACCATGGCGGAGGAAAAAGGTTTGAGCGTGGATACCAAAGGCTTTGAAGCGGAAATGGAAGCCCAGCGGGAGAGAGCGAGACAAAGCTCAAAATTCGCCTGGGAGGCTTCGGATGAAGAATGGACGGAGCTTTCAACCCCAAGCCCCACAAAGTTTTTGGGCTATGAACAGAGCTGCGCTATCGCCAAAATCCAGCGCTATCGGCTTTCCCCGGACGGACTTTTGCATTTGCAACTGGACCAAAGCCCCTTCTATGCCGAAAGCGGGGGACAGCTTGCCGATACCGGCTGTATCTTCAACGATGACTTTGAGATGCGGGTCACGCAGGTGAGCAAAAACGATGATTATTTTGTCCATAGCGGTGAACTGGTTCGAGGCGCGGTTTCCGAAAAGCCGGTGACAGCCAAAATCGACCTAAAGCGACGCCACGACATCATGCGCAACCATACCGCCACCCACCTTCTGCACAAGGCTTTACGCGATATTTTGGGAGACCACGTCCAGCAAAAAGGCTCGCTGGTGAGCCCGGATTATCTGCGGTTCGACTTTACCCACATGCGGGCTTTGACCCCGGACGAGATTAGAGAAGTGGAAAAAAAGGTGAACGAAGCCATCCGGGATGACTTGCCTGTGAGCGCGGTTATCAAAGGAATGGAGGAAGCACGTGAAGCGGGAGCCATCGCCCTGTTTGGAGAAAAATACAGCGAAAAGGTGAGAGTGGTGAGCGTTGACGATTTTTCCATGGAGCTTTGCGGCGGAACACACGTTGAATCCAGCGGGCGGATTGGCTTTTTCAAGATTAGCTCGGAAAGCTCGATTGCAGCCGGAATCAGGCGCATTGAAGCCCTCACTGGGCGTGGCGCCGAGGAATTTGTGCAAACCCTGCAAAACCGGATAAAAGGCATGGCTCAGAATCTACAAGTTCCCGAAAAAGCTTTGGAACAAAAGCTGGAGGGGCTTCAGAACAGGGTTTCGGAATTGGAACAGCATTTGAAAAAACTGGAAGCCGGGCAAAGTGGTGCGGAAGCGCAGAAGCTTTTGGGACAGATTAAGGATATGGGCGATTTTCGGCTCTTGAGCGCGGTGGTGGAAGCCGACCCTGCCAAATTGCGTGAACTGGGCGACATTTTGAAAGACAGAGCCAAGGACGCCGTTTCCGTTCTGTTCGTTCGCAATGGAGACAAGGTTTCCATACTCAGCGTGGTGGGAGCGGGATTGAAAGAAAAATTCCACGCCGGGAACATCGTGAAAACGGTTTCCCAGCTTATGGGTGGCAAAGGTGGCGGCAGAGCGGATTCCGCGATGGGCGGAGGAAGCAATCCGGAAAAGATTGCGGAGATACGTGAAAAACTCCCGGAAATCATTCGGGAGATATTAAAACAGGCTAAATAG
- the secG gene encoding preprotein translocase subunit SecG produces the protein MIYTIALVIHILISVALVLVILAQTSKGGLDANLGGAAVNVFGGSGASKFLRKWTQILGVIFVVSCLFLAFQVSKAPNKPTGAAQKMKFDEGKQTEAAKPAPAEKTTPAPAPNGE, from the coding sequence ATGATTTATACGATTGCCTTGGTAATCCACATATTGATTAGCGTCGCGCTGGTTCTGGTCATTTTGGCCCAAACCTCAAAAGGTGGTTTGGATGCCAATCTTGGCGGAGCCGCTGTGAACGTTTTTGGCGGCAGTGGCGCCTCCAAATTTCTGCGCAAATGGACCCAAATCCTCGGCGTAATCTTCGTCGTTTCCTGCCTCTTTTTGGCTTTTCAGGTTAGCAAAGCGCCCAATAAACCCACCGGCGCTGCCCAAAAGATGAAGTTTGACGAAGGAAAACAGACCGAAGCCGCGAAACCCGCCCCAGCCGAGAAAACAACTCCCGCTCCGGCGCCCAATGGCGAATAA
- the kbl gene encoding glycine C-acetyltransferase: MYGKMKTDLQNLFEELKQQGLYKKERVITTPQGANIGVSTGQTVMNFCANNYLGLGNHPEVVKAAQDIMNDWGYGLASVRFICGTQQIHKDLEQKISEFLGTEDTILYVACFDANGGVFEPLLGEDSAIISDELNHASIIDGVRLCKAQRYRYKHSNMEELEQHLIASQDAKYRLICTDGVFSMDGDMAKLPEICDLADKYDALVLVDDSHATGYIGPNGRGTPEEFGVQDRVDLVTSTLGKAMGGANGGFTSGRREIIELLRQRSRPYLFSNSVAPSVVGASLKVIELLSGSSELRDRVWENARYFREEMIKAGFEIVEGNTAIVPVMLHDEPLAMKVADMLLEEGIYVIGFVYPVVPKGRARIRVQLSAAHTREDLDKAIAAFIKVGKELNLI, translated from the coding sequence ATGTATGGCAAAATGAAAACCGACCTGCAAAACCTGTTCGAAGAGCTGAAACAACAGGGACTGTACAAAAAAGAGCGCGTCATCACCACTCCCCAAGGCGCCAATATCGGCGTCAGCACGGGACAAACCGTGATGAACTTTTGCGCGAACAACTATCTAGGCTTGGGAAACCACCCCGAAGTGGTCAAAGCCGCCCAGGATATCATGAACGACTGGGGCTATGGTCTCGCCTCCGTTCGTTTCATCTGCGGAACCCAACAGATTCACAAGGATTTGGAGCAAAAGATTTCCGAATTCCTGGGAACCGAAGACACCATCCTCTACGTGGCATGTTTTGATGCCAATGGCGGTGTGTTCGAACCTCTTTTGGGAGAAGATTCCGCCATCATTTCCGACGAGCTGAACCACGCTTCCATCATCGATGGCGTCCGTCTTTGCAAGGCGCAGCGCTATCGCTACAAACATTCCAATATGGAAGAATTGGAACAGCATCTCATCGCCTCCCAAGACGCGAAATATCGCCTCATCTGCACCGATGGAGTTTTTTCCATGGATGGCGACATGGCAAAACTTCCCGAAATCTGCGACTTGGCAGATAAATATGACGCGCTCGTCCTGGTTGACGATTCCCACGCCACAGGCTACATCGGACCCAACGGACGCGGCACCCCGGAGGAATTTGGTGTGCAGGATCGTGTTGATCTCGTCACCAGCACCCTGGGCAAAGCCATGGGCGGAGCCAACGGCGGTTTCACTTCCGGACGCCGTGAAATCATCGAACTCCTGCGCCAACGCAGCCGTCCCTACCTCTTTTCAAACAGTGTTGCCCCCTCCGTTGTGGGAGCCAGCCTCAAAGTCATCGAACTGCTTTCCGGCTCCTCGGAACTGCGCGACCGTGTTTGGGAAAATGCCCGCTATTTCCGCGAGGAAATGATTAAAGCCGGCTTCGAAATCGTGGAAGGAAACACCGCCATCGTGCCCGTGATGCTTCACGACGAACCTTTGGCGATGAAAGTGGCTGACATGCTTTTGGAAGAAGGAATCTACGTGATTGGCTTCGTCTATCCCGTCGTTCCCAAAGGAAGAGCCCGCATCCGCGTCCAGCTTTCCGCCGCCCACACCCGCGAAGACCTGGATAAAGCCATCGCCGCCTTCATCAAGGTCGGCAAAGAGCTGAATCTCATCTAA